The Gloeomargarita sp. SKYB120 genome has a segment encoding these proteins:
- a CDS encoding pentapeptide repeat-containing protein — MTLLDEGLAAESNLNALLRAYRAGERDFSGINLRGLNLSRINLTGAILVGADLSYTNLSGANLYEANLTEADLSGANLGSVILPDQETGRLVYGSVLVRTNLSRAILERAKLVEANLSRTTFFQANLRDADLRQANLYRTNFNGADLTGAQLRQAKFYGVNLENAILDILELSKAQLDPETRQMVAERISSGQWHGQF; from the coding sequence ATGACCCTGCTGGACGAGGGACTAGCAGCAGAATCCAACCTAAATGCCTTGCTGCGGGCTTACCGAGCGGGAGAGCGAGACTTCAGTGGGATCAACCTGCGGGGCCTGAACCTGAGTCGGATCAATCTCACGGGTGCGATTCTGGTGGGAGCTGACCTAAGCTACACCAATCTCAGCGGCGCGAATTTGTACGAAGCCAATCTCACCGAAGCCGACCTCAGCGGCGCCAACCTGGGAAGCGTGATCCTGCCAGACCAGGAAACGGGGCGCTTGGTCTATGGGTCCGTGCTGGTGCGCACCAATCTCAGCCGCGCCATTTTGGAACGGGCGAAACTGGTGGAGGCCAATCTCAGCCGCACCACCTTCTTCCAGGCCAACCTGCGAGACGCAGACTTGCGCCAGGCCAACCTCTACCGCACCAACTTCAACGGCGCTGACCTCACGGGTGCGCAACTGCGGCAAGCCAAGTTCTACGGGGTGAATTTGGAAAACGCCATTCTGGACATTTTGGAACTCAGCAAGGCTCAGCTCGACCCCGAAACCCGCCAGATGGTCGCCGAGCGCATCAGCAGCGGCCAGTGGCACGGGCAATTCTAG
- a CDS encoding NAD(P)H-quinone oxidoreductase subunit L, with amino-acid sequence MAVLLLYLALVGAYLLVLPLGVYFYLKNRWYVASSWERAFMYFLVFFFFPGLLLWGPFLNFRNQPRSLP; translated from the coding sequence ATGGCAGTTCTGCTGTTGTATCTGGCGTTGGTGGGCGCGTATCTGCTGGTGTTGCCCTTAGGGGTTTATTTTTACCTGAAAAATCGCTGGTATGTGGCCAGTTCCTGGGAACGGGCGTTCATGTATTTCCTGGTGTTTTTCTTTTTCCCGGGGCTGTTGCTGTGGGGTCCGTTTTTGAACTTCCGCAACCAACCCCGCTCCCTGCCCTAG